The proteins below are encoded in one region of Peptococcaceae bacterium 1198_IL3148:
- a CDS encoding lactate utilization protein, whose protein sequence is MTQTVERSNLYELFKQKAEALAANVYRVKDLQEAGSLLTTLAEESGANKIAAASSPMVDECLKNAKLKTAVHTEDLRKHAEEAHMGLSEVDMAVADIGSLQQDCTDLNKRLVSMLPNVHVALIRSDAIVPTLKDAFNKLDAAKPNVPGYMAFITGPSRTSDIERVLTIGVHGPAELKIIFVDNPGGAVNG, encoded by the coding sequence GTGACTCAAACAGTTGAACGGAGTAACCTTTACGAACTGTTTAAGCAAAAAGCTGAGGCTCTGGCTGCCAACGTATATCGGGTAAAAGATTTACAAGAAGCTGGTTCACTGCTCACAACTCTGGCCGAAGAAAGCGGCGCTAATAAAATAGCCGCCGCTTCTTCACCAATGGTTGATGAGTGCCTCAAAAATGCAAAATTAAAAACTGCAGTACACACAGAAGACCTACGTAAACATGCGGAAGAAGCCCATATGGGTTTATCTGAAGTGGATATGGCGGTGGCAGATATTGGTTCATTACAGCAAGACTGCACCGATCTTAATAAGCGTTTGGTTTCAATGTTGCCAAACGTTCACGTTGCATTAATTAGAAGTGATGCCATCGTCCCCACCCTTAAGGATGCCTTTAATAAACTTGATGCTGCTAAGCCAAATGTACCTGGTTACATGGCTTTCATCACTGGCCCCAGCCGGACTTCTGACATTGAGCGGGTTTTAACCATTGGTGTTCACGGGCCTGCTGAGCTAAAAATAATTTTTGTTGACAATCCAGGGGGTGCGGTAAATGGGTAA